A region from the Desulfoglaeba alkanexedens ALDC genome encodes:
- a CDS encoding NADH-quinone oxidoreductase subunit N — MMKWVLFTPELYYLLMAGVFFWCSIQRHLNVRRLYVWAVVLSGVGLVVAVAAARCEGTLFFDSYRVDLFSQVFKIFLALGMFWVVVVCSELKGIDARRHAEFFFLLAVCTVAMMMLVSAVELLTIYIALELSSYSLYLLVPMRRRADEFVETGVKYFMIGSTASAFMIFGFSYLFGITGTTYVAEIMARLPGLFHEPAAVIGLVLALGGFFFKQALFPFHMWAPDVYQGAANQVTTYIATTSKIAAAAMVIRFIGFAGEGTEAFVMLLMVLSVVSMTFGNLVAIIQKDVKRLLAYSSIAHAGYMLVGILSMTPRGYASAVYYALAYLIMNFACFMVILKVADDGHNLQIKELAGLHKRSPLLAMTLMLGLFGLAGIPPTVGFTGKFFVFAAALEKGYLLLVIIAMINATISLYYYLIVIKAAYLLEPVREYGPVRVDRWTRSLSIVLVILMIYVGIFPDKFVLLAEAAAAALR; from the coding sequence ATGATGAAATGGGTCTTATTCACCCCCGAGCTGTATTACTTGCTGATGGCGGGAGTCTTTTTCTGGTGCTCGATCCAGCGGCATCTGAACGTGAGGCGGCTGTACGTGTGGGCCGTGGTGCTTTCGGGGGTGGGGCTCGTGGTCGCCGTGGCGGCGGCCCGGTGCGAAGGGACCCTTTTCTTCGATTCGTACCGGGTGGATCTGTTCAGCCAGGTGTTCAAGATCTTTCTGGCCCTCGGAATGTTCTGGGTGGTGGTGGTCTGCAGTGAACTGAAGGGGATCGACGCCCGGCGGCACGCGGAGTTTTTCTTCCTGCTCGCCGTCTGCACGGTGGCCATGATGATGCTGGTGAGCGCGGTGGAGCTGCTCACCATCTACATTGCGCTGGAGTTGTCTTCGTATTCGCTTTACCTGCTGGTTCCCATGCGACGCCGGGCGGACGAGTTCGTGGAAACGGGTGTGAAGTATTTCATGATCGGATCCACGGCGTCGGCCTTCATGATTTTCGGTTTCAGTTACCTGTTCGGGATCACCGGAACCACCTACGTGGCGGAAATCATGGCTAGACTGCCCGGGCTGTTTCATGAGCCGGCGGCGGTTATCGGCCTGGTGCTGGCCCTGGGCGGGTTTTTCTTCAAACAGGCCCTGTTTCCGTTCCACATGTGGGCTCCCGATGTCTACCAGGGCGCGGCCAACCAGGTGACCACCTACATCGCTACGACCTCCAAGATAGCGGCTGCGGCCATGGTGATCCGTTTCATCGGGTTCGCCGGGGAGGGGACGGAAGCCTTCGTCATGCTCCTCATGGTGCTTTCCGTCGTTTCCATGACCTTCGGAAACCTGGTGGCCATCATCCAGAAGGATGTGAAGCGGCTGCTGGCCTATTCCAGCATCGCCCATGCCGGGTACATGCTGGTGGGGATCCTTTCCATGACTCCGCGTGGGTACGCGAGCGCCGTCTATTACGCGCTGGCATACCTCATCATGAACTTCGCCTGCTTCATGGTGATCCTGAAAGTGGCCGACGACGGACACAACCTGCAGATCAAGGAACTGGCGGGGCTGCACAAGCGCTCGCCCCTCCTTGCCATGACGCTCATGCTGGGTCTTTTTGGGCTGGCGGGCATTCCGCCCACGGTGGGGTTCACTGGAAAGTTCTTCGTGTTCGCCGCCGCCTTGGAAAAGGGTTACCTGCTGCTGGTCATCATCGCGATGATCAACGCGACGATTTCGCTGTACTACTACTTGATCGTGATCAAGGCGGCCTATCTGCTGGAACCCGTGAGGGAATACGGGCCGGTGAGGGTGGACCGCTGGACGCGGTCGCTCAGCATCGTCTTAGTGATCCTCATGATCTACGTGGGCATCTTCCCCGACAAGTTCGTGCTGCTGGCGGAAGCGGCGGCTGCGGCATTGCGGTAG